Proteins encoded together in one Thermococcus gammatolerans EJ3 window:
- a CDS encoding DUF1641 domain-containing protein codes for MSELKLTPEEVAAVRELVEVAVALKKGGTLGLLKSFTENGDRLLETISEEKALLRLAAIGNSALEPVREIEAEKVNDISMNVEELVNALLRALAETNPKEVPKVGMTGAIGYLRDEDVQKGLGFLLTLAKNLGRVLNEK; via the coding sequence ATGAGCGAGCTCAAGCTTACCCCCGAAGAGGTTGCCGCCGTTAGGGAACTTGTCGAGGTTGCCGTAGCTCTGAAGAAGGGCGGAACCCTCGGACTGCTCAAGTCCTTCACCGAGAACGGCGACAGGTTACTCGAAACAATCTCCGAAGAGAAGGCCCTTTTGAGGCTCGCCGCGATAGGAAATTCAGCCCTCGAACCGGTCAGGGAAATTGAGGCAGAGAAGGTAAACGACATCAGCATGAACGTTGAGGAACTTGTCAACGCCCTTCTCAGGGCCCTCGCAGAGACAAACCCGAAGGAGGTTCCAAAGGTCGGGATGACGGGAGCGATTGGCTACCTCCGCGACGAGGACGTTCAGAAGGGCCTCGGCTTCCTATTGACCCTTGCGAAGAACCTCGGTAGGGTTTTGAACGAGAAGTGA
- the hemH gene encoding ferrochelatase, whose amino-acid sequence MRVLFTYMGAPTTPDEVEDFIFRFLYDVRKDIGLDVPGARAIIRGIAKARARAVRGHYAVMGGRSPLVDYMREIAELVSERTGYEITLGMCYSRPLLEELSDGFDLVFPLYHVYSSSTTERCLIKIRELFGERPYIREWWGNERFIAWVRHNIEKGLAESGFENPHVVLSVHSLPRKVIEGGDPYLKSHTELAKRVMKAFDFEWEMAFQSRFGKGDWLGPEIPEVLERLKEEGVEEVLVYPLSFLVENVETLYELDVEYRKKAEELGLRFYRAKLDHRHDYLISAIAQELRRWEDGKA is encoded by the coding sequence GTGAGGGTTCTCTTCACCTACATGGGAGCGCCGACGACACCCGACGAAGTTGAGGACTTCATATTCCGCTTTCTCTACGACGTGAGGAAGGACATAGGACTCGACGTGCCGGGGGCCAGGGCGATAATCAGGGGCATAGCCAAGGCCCGCGCCCGGGCAGTCAGGGGCCACTACGCGGTTATGGGCGGAAGAAGCCCTCTTGTGGATTACATGCGAGAGATAGCCGAGCTGGTGAGTGAGAGAACAGGTTATGAGATAACCCTCGGCATGTGCTATTCCAGACCTCTCCTTGAAGAACTGAGCGACGGCTTCGACCTCGTCTTTCCGCTCTACCACGTCTACTCCAGCTCGACGACCGAGAGGTGCCTGATTAAAATCAGAGAGCTCTTCGGTGAGAGACCCTACATCAGAGAGTGGTGGGGCAACGAGAGGTTCATAGCGTGGGTCAGGCACAACATCGAGAAGGGTTTGGCGGAGAGCGGTTTTGAGAACCCCCACGTCGTCCTGAGCGTCCACAGCCTGCCAAGGAAGGTCATCGAAGGGGGCGACCCCTACCTGAAAAGCCACACAGAGCTGGCGAAGAGGGTCATGAAGGCCTTCGACTTCGAGTGGGAGATGGCCTTCCAGAGCAGGTTCGGCAAAGGTGACTGGCTCGGGCCGGAGATTCCAGAAGTTCTGGAGAGACTTAAGGAGGAGGGCGTTGAGGAGGTCTTAGTTTACCCCCTCAGCTTCCTCGTTGAGAACGTCGAGACGCTTTATGAGCTCGACGTTGAATACCGGAAAAAAGCCGAGGAGCTCGGGCTGAGGTTTTACCGGGCTAAGCTCGACCACAGGCACGATTACCTTATCTCGGCGATAGCCCAAGAGCTTAGGAGGTGGGAAGATGGGAAGGCTTAG